The Candidatus Acididesulfobacter guangdongensis region ATGCCTGCAGGTTCGTATTTTATAATCAACGCCGATGATGCACTTCTTGCAGGCAGATATAAAACAGACGCCGGAATAAATTTTATTTCGTTCGGGGCAAAAAATGCCGATTTGACATATACAAATATTGAATTCAATGCAGACTCTGAAGGGTTTATGTATTTTGAGCTTGTTTATAGCGGAGAAACTTATAAAGCAAAATTGAAACCAAACGGACTGCATTTTGTATATGATTTTATGTGCGCTATTTTAGCCGCCCATATATGCGGTGTCGATTTTCGCTCAGGAATAGAAGCTATAGAATCTTTTGAATTGCCGAAAGGCAGAATGGAAATAATATCTAAAAATTTGGATAATTCTATAATAATAAATGATTCTTATAATTCAAACCCTACTTCTTTAAAGGCGGCATTCAATGCAATAAGAGATACATATCCGGGCAAGAAAAAGATTTTTGTCCTCGGCGATATGCTGGAGCTTGGAGAATCGGCAGAAACAGAACATTTTAAAGCCGGAGAAGAAGCCGCAAAAATTGCAGATTATGTTTTTTATACCGGCAATTATAGTAAATTTTTAATTGACGGTTTAATCAGCAGCGGTTTTAATCCAGATAGAATAATTTTATTTGATGATAAAAAAGATTTTCAGGAAAAATTAGCTGCAGCAGATAAAGCCGGCAGCGTAATTTTATTTAAAGGTTCAAGAGGAATGCAGCTTGAAAATTTTATTGATTTATAGAATATAATTTTTGAAAAATATTTATGAAAATAGGTGTTTGTCCCAAATTAAAATTAAATAATAATAAAATCAATATAAGGCGTGATATATGATTTTTATATTTAACCAGATTTTTTTCAGGTTTATAACATTCAGAGCTTCCTATGCTTTAATCATTGCCTTACTTTTAAGTATAATTTTTGGAAAAACATTTATAAAATTGCTTAAAAAATTTCATGTTTCTCAGACAATTAGAGAAGATGGTCCAAAATCTCATATATCTGACAAAAAAAATGTTCCAACGATGGGAGGGCTTTTAATATTATTTTCTATATTAATTCCGGTAATTTTATTCACTAATTTATTTAATTTTTATATATACATGGCGATTATTACAATCGTATCTTTTGCGTTTATCGGATTTTTAGACGATTATCTAAAGGTAAAAAGGCAAAATTCTAAAGGATTAAGGGGAAAATACAAGATTTTAATGCAGGGCATATTTGCCCTGATAATTTCAGTAATTTTATATATCAAGGTTCCGTCGTTAAGTTTTATAGTTATTCCGTTTGTTAAAAATTATTATTTTAATCTTGGACCTTTTTTTATAATTTTATCAATGTTTGTGATAGTAGGCTCGTCTAACGCGGTAAATCTTACCGACGGACTTGACGGGCTTGCAATAGGAATATTTGCTACTGCTATTGCCGGCTATCTTATATTTTCGTATGCAAGTTCAAATTTTAAATTTGCAGATTATTTATCTATACCGTTCATTTACAATATAGGAGAAATAGTTGTATTCTGCGCCGCTTTATTAGGAGCTTCTATCGGCTTTTTGTGGTTTAATGCCTATCCTGCTTCTGTTTTTATGGGCGATACCGGTTCAATATCGCTTGGGGCTATCCTAGGCTATATATCAATTGTAACAAGGGAAGAGATATTGCTTGCAGTTATAGGATTTGTTTTTGTGATTGAGGCTTTAAGCGTTATTTTTCAAGTAGGTTCTTATAAACTGAGAAAAAAAAGAATATTTAAAATGGCGCCTATACATCATCATTTTGAGATGGGGGGTGTGCCGGAACCAAAAATAATAATAAGATTATGGATAGTAAGTCTGATTTTAACTATATTTGCTCTATCAACATTAAAACTTAGGTTTTTTTAATGTTTTTTAATAAAATTTACAATATTGACAATGCGGCGCAATAAAATATATAGCGATTAGAAAATAGATATAATTAACAGAGTTGATATATAGTAATAAGAAAATTATTTATATAATGAGATAGATTATATATAATATTAATTAAAAAATATTTTTATAATAAAATTTATTAAAAATATATAAAAATATATAAAAATATATAAAAAAATATAAAAAATTTGTATTTATGTATTATATAATATAGTAGGAAAAATTATAGCAAAATTAATAAAAATTATGGAAAATTTAAATACTCTAATTATAGGTTACGGCAGAACAGGCAGAGCGGTATTGGATTTCTTGAAGAAAAATAACGCTAAAAATAGTACTGCTATTTATGATGAATTTTTAAATGACGGTGATATAAATAAATTAAATCAAAACGATGACGGCGTATTGTTTTTTAACAATAATAGTGCGCATGATTTTTTAAAAAATAAAATTGACGACATTGGCACTACTGTGATAAGTCCGGGGATTCATAGAAATAATCATATCGTTTTGCAGCTTAGACGGCACAGGAAATATATATGCAGCGAGATAGAATTCGCTTATAAAAATTTAATGCAGGATTATAATCATTGTTATAATTATAAATATGATTATAGCATCAACAATTACAACAATAATAACAACAACAACAATTACAACAACAACAATAATAATAACAATAATAATAACAATAATAATTGCAACAATAATAACGACAGCGGCAATGAAACTGCCGGCGACTGCGGCATGAAGCTTTTTAAACCGCAGAAGCCAAGAATATTGGCTATCACCGGCACGAATGGGAAAACTACCGCGACATCTATGTGCTCTGCAGCGGCAAGCGTTTCCGGCATCAAAGCTTTTACGGGAGGTAATTTTGGAATTCCTTTTATTGACGGCGTCAGAGAAAAAGATTGCAGTAATTTTATTTTAGAAATATCCAGTTTTCAGTTAGAGTGGGTTTATGAATTTAATTCCGATGCTGCCGTATTATTAAATGTTCAAGATGACCATCTCGACAGATATGAAAATTTTGACGAATACAGGCTGACTAAATATAAAATATTTAAAAATCATACTATTAATGATACGGCAATATTAAATTATGAGGATTATAACGCTGCTATAGTGAAGGATATAATAGGTTCTTTGCCTATTTTGTTCGGTTTTGATGAAAATAAATGTAATATTTACTATAAAGATGAAACTATTTATTTTAAATTAAAAGAATTTTACGGTATCGACGATAAAATATCCTTAAAAGATTTTAAAGATAAAAGAAAATTCGTGATAGAAGATATGATGGCTGCTTCAGGCGCTCTGCTTGCTTTTGGGATACCGTTAGATGCTATAGAAAAATCATTCAAAGATTATAAATTACTAAAACATAGAGTGGAATTTATCGGAAATATTGATAATATTAATTTTTATGACGATTCAAAAGCGACAAATCCGGCAGCTGTAATAAGCGCCCTTGAATCAGTCAAAAGTCCGGTAGTTCTGATTTTGGGCGGTAAAGATAAAGGTTTTAATTATGATATTTTAATTGAACCGGTAAAAAAGCATGTAAGAGCATGTATTTTAATTGGCGAGACGGCAGATATGATATATAAAACTTTAAACGGTACCGTTGATATGATTCGGGCTTCCGATATGAACGATGCTGTTAAAAAAGCTTATAATGCAGCATTGTCAGAGTTTGAATCGCATGCATATTCGAGAGCGGCGGGCAGCCCCGTGGACTTTCAATGTTCGGTTCTGCTTTCTCCTGCGTCGTCAAGTTTTGATATGTTTAAAGATTATAATGAAAGAGGGGAAGTGTTTAAAAAATGTTTTAATAAATTAAGAGAGACAGAGAGACTAATAAAAGCATAACTCTATAAATGATTGATAAGCATAACTTTGTATATCATATATATATAGAGGAAAAAGCGGCAGATTAATTTTTTTGCAAATATTTTCTTTGTTAATTGAACTATTTCATATGCAAAAAAAATAAAATCTGACACTTTTTTTCGAGTAGATAACTTTCTATTGCAGGATTAAAGATAATTAAATAAGTGAAAAATATGAATGTAAAAAATAATCAAATGATAAATTACGGCAGAGCGTTTATACGCAAATATGATACTGCCATGTTTTTATCTGTGTGTGTGCTGACGGCGCTTGGGCTTGTAATGGTCTATTCCACCAGCGCTATGACATCTATTATAGATTATGGGAATAGCTATCATTTCCTTTTAAGGCAGGGAATTTATGTAATAATTTCAGCTGTAGCCCTGGGTTTTTTTATGAAAAATGATTATCATATCCTAAAATCGTTTTATGTAATACTTTTAGTCGCGATAACTGTATTAATGTTATTAGTTTTTGTGCCGCATATAGGTTTAACCGCCGGAGGTTCAAGAAGATGGATTGATTTAAGATTATTAAATATTGAGCCTTCAGAATTTTTAAAAGTTATATTTATAATTTTTCTCGCGGTATTTCTGGAAAAGAAAAAAGAATTGCTTAACCAAAACAGGTATTCTATTATATTTCTTGCCCCTATGCTTATTATGGGATTTTTTGATATTTTTCTTTTGAAAGAACCTGATTTCGGAACAGTCGCAGTTTTATTTGCTATAACGATAATAATGCTGTTTGCCGGCGGAGTGTCTTTAGTATATATTGTATCTATCCTTTTATTCGGTTCTGTTGCTGCATATTTTTTGATTTTTAGCGTTACATACAGAAGAGATAGGATACTTGCTTTTCTTCATCCGTTTAAGGATAAAACAGGTATAGGTTTTCAGATTATACAGTCAATGTTTGCATTCGCCAGAGGCGGAGTTTTTGGGGTAGGTCTCGGCAACGGAAAAGAAAAGCTTTTTTTTCTTCCGACGCCTTATTCTGATTTTATATTTTCAACGGTAGGCGAAGAACTTGGTCTGATTGGAGTGACCGTGTTTATTGCTCTTTATTTAATTTTAGCATATAGAGGTCTAAAAATAGCTCTGTATGCGCCTGACCTGTTCGGTACATATTTAGCCTTAGGTCTTACAAGTCTTTTAGTTGTGAGTGCTTTTATAAATATAGGTGTGGTGACCGATTTTCTGCCTACAAAAGGACTTGCTTTGCCTTTTATAAGCTACGGAGGGAGTTCGCTCCTTGCTTCAGCGATAGCTGTGGGAATAATATTAAATATTTCATCCCAATCTTTAAGAAAAAAGGATGATTGAATTAAAATCAGCGATAATTAAAAAAATTTATTAAAACTAAATAAAATTAACAAAATTGAAATAAAAATAAATAGATTAATATGAATTTTGTGATTGCGGGAGGCGGTACCGGAGGACATTTATTTCCTGGTCTTGCGGTAGCGGAAAAAATAAAAGAAATTGACCCTTCTGCCAATATTTATTTTATAGGGACGTCAAAAGGTATTGAAAATAAACTTAAAGACGAATGTGGGTTGCAATTATATATAATCAGCGCTACCGGGTTTTCAGGTAAAAAAATTATGAATAAAATTAAATCTTTTGCAGATACTGTTGCCGTGTTTAAGGAAGTGAAAGATATATTTAAAAAGATAAAGCCCGACTTTGTTTTAGGCTTAGGAGGATATTCATCTTTTGTTCCTGTATTTTATGCTAAAATAACTGGTGTATCTTCTGGCATTATGGAGCAAAATTTAGAACCCGGTCTTTCAAATAAAATACTTGGATATTTTAAGATAACAGTTTTTGCATCGTTTAAAGAAACAAAAAAATATTTTCCGTTTTCTAAATTTATTTTTTCAGGGAATCCGGTAAGAAAAAATATCTTAAATATCGTTCCTAAACCGCCGGATGTCAATAAAAAGGAATTGACGATATTTATTTTTGGCGGTTCGCAGGGAGCATCGTCTATAAATAGAGCAGTTATGAATTTAATTTCATCGTTAGATGCAGATATTAAGCAGGAAATAACGATATTCCATCAGACGGGTGAAAAAGATTATAATGATATAAATTATTTTTATTCTAATTGCGGCATTAAACGTTATGAGGTTTTTAAATTTACCAATAATATAGAAAAATATTATGAATTATCTGATATAATAGTTGCGCGCTCCGGCGCAGGGACGGTATCTGAAATTATAGCCGTTAAAAAACCGGCAATTTTAATACCTTATCCCTATGCGGCTAAAAATCATCAATTTAAAAATGCCGATTATCTTTTAAATATCAATGGAGCTTATCTTATAAAAGACAACGAGAATCTTTCAAAAGAATTACTCCAAACCGTAGAAAAAATATTTTATAATAGATACTTATTAAATAATATCTATAGCAGTTTGAATAAAATAAATATTCAGGATTCCGCTTTGAATATTGCCGATATAATTTTAGGAAACAGTAAATAATAAAAAATTAAAATTAATTCTATATAATATTTTTGGAGCAATAAATGGAAAATATCAATAAAAAAATTCATCTTATAGGGATAGGCGGCTCAGGAATGAGCGGTATAGCGGAAGTTTTGATTAATTCAGGATACACCGTTACAGGTTCTGATATAGAATATAGCAATACAATCAAAAAAATTGAATCCTTAGGCGGCAAAGTTTATATAGGACATAATTCGTCCAATATTAACGAAGCCGAAATAGTTGTATATTCTTCGGCTATCAAAGATGACAATATAGAATTAGTTGAAGCTAAAAACAGGAAACTTACCGTTTTAAGAAGAGCAGAAATGCTTGCAGAATTATTATCGCTGAAAAAAGGCATAGCTATAGCCGGTTCGCATGGAAAGACGACCACAACATCGATGATTTCAAATATTTTAGGTTATGCGGGACTTGACCCTACATTTGTCGTAGGAGGAAAGGTTTTCGGAATAGATATGCATTCAAAAGTAGGAAAAGGTGATTTTATGGTGGTTGAAGCTGATGAAAGCGACGGGTCTTTCTTGAAGCTTAAACCTGATTATTGCGTTGTTACAAATATTGATTATGAACATTTAAATTTTTACGGAGGCATAGAAAATATAAAATCTGCATTCAAAGATTTTATAAATAATATTTCTTTTTTAGGTTTTGCTTCTTTATGCGCAGACAATAATATATTGAGGTCTTTATTTCCGGATTTATCAAGGAAATATTTCACTTACGGAATAGAACAGGAAGCAGATTATTACGCTTTAAATATTGAACTTGAAAAAGAATTTTCAAGATTTGACGTATATTGCAAAAATAAATTTATAAAGAAATTTAAACTTTCAGTTCCGGGTATGCATAATATCTATAATGCCTTGGGCGCTATAACTTTAACAATGGAACTCGGCATAGAAACCGATTCTATTTTTGAAGCCTTAAAAGATTTTCATGGGGTAGAAAGAAGATTTCAGATAAAAAAAGAAGATGAAAGGATTATAATAGTTGATGATTATGCGCATCATCCTGTTGAAATAACGGCAACGCTTAAAGCGGCTAAAAATTGGGACAGGAAGATAATAGTAGTTTTTCAGCCGCATAGATATTCAAGAATGCAGGGATTATTAGATGATTTTTGCAAATCATTAAAAATTGCCGACAGCGTGATAATAACAGATGTTTATTCCGCCGGAGAGATTGCTATAGAGTCGGCTTCGTCTTTAATATTGAGCGATAAAATGAGGCATACTGGTTATAAAAATGTTTATTATGTTCCGGATAAAAAAGACATATCATTAAATTTAAATAATCTGCTCAAAGGCGGAGAAATGGTAATTTTTCTGGGAGCAGGCGACATAACAAAATATTGCGATGATTTTGTAGATTCTAAAAATGTTAAAACAACTAATGCGGGCAGCGCAAGGATAAATCAATAAGAATAATAAAAGAGAATTGAGAATTAATAAAAATAGCATAATAAAATTAAACAAATAAGTAAAAGTAAACAAAAATAGAAGAAACAAATTAATCAAAACAGATCGATAAAATTAAATAAATTAATATAAGTAAACAAATAAAAATAGATTAAAATGATTGAAAATATAGCAGCCATAAGAGAAATACTTAATAAAAACGGTGTATTTTATATTGAAAATGCAGATATGTCTTTGTATAGTACTATGAGAACCGGAGGTTCCGCTGTTTTAATGATTTTTCCGGAAAATGAAGCAGGACTTTATGCCGTCTGCAAAATTATTAAAAATTACTGTAGGGATTTTTATATAACAGGAAGCGCTTCAAATACGCTGTTTAAAGATGGCATAATAGAGATACCGATTATTTCGTTTAAAAATGGATTTAAGTATATAGATTTCGATGTTAACAATAATTATTATACCGTAAAAGCAGGGGCAGGAGTTTTGCTTTCAAAAATGCTTAATTTTTCATTAAAAAAAAGTCTTGAAGGATTCGAATTTGCCTACGGAATTCCCGGAACAGTCGGCGGGGCAGTTAAAATGAACGCCGGCTCTAAAGAATCAAATATTGAAAATATAATCAGTAGTTTAGATGTTATTACTAAATACGGTGAAAAATTTAATTTTAAGAAAGAACAGTTAAAATTTTCATACAGAAATCTTAAAATAACTGATTTTAATGAGGATAATTATTTTATTACAGGTGTTGAATTTTTATTAAAAAGTTCTACTAAAAACAGTATAGCTGAAAAAATGAATTTATTTAAATCAAGAAAAATGACTCAACCATTAGGCAAAAGATCATTGGGGTGTATATTTAAAAATCCGGAAGGGCATTTTGCAGGAAAAATTATAGACGATATAGGTTTAAAAGGTTCAGCTAAGGGAGATGCCGCTGTTTCAGAAAAGCACGCCAATTTTATAATAAATAAAGGCAACGCAAAATCTTCCGATATTTTAGATTTAATTAAAGAAATTAGCGAAACTGCATTGAGGGAAAAAAATATACGATTGGATACTGAAATTAAAATAATTTAATGTTTTTAAAATTTTAATATGAGAGAAAAAATAAAAAATTTGAAAATAGGCGTGTTGGCGGGAGGCAGCTCCGCAGAGAGGGAGATATCCCTTAAAACCGGGAAAGCCGTTGAGGATTCTCTTGCGGGCATGGGTTATAATGTCATAAAGTTTGATTTAGATGAAAATTTTTTTGACGAACTAAAAAAAATTGATATTTGTTTTAACGCTCTTCATGGGACATTTGGAGAGGACGGTAAAGTTCAGGGAGTTTTAGAGCTTTTAAAGATTCCGTATACGGGTTCAGATGTTGAAGCCAGCGCAATTGCCATGGATAAAATAAAATCAAAAATAATTTTTAAATATTATGGATTAGATGTTCCCGATTTTTTTTCGGTTAAAAAAGGAGAGACTAAAGAACAGATAAAAAATAAAATGCAGAATCTGCCCTTTCCGTATTTCATAAAGCCTAACGCTCAAGGTTCAAGTGTCGGCGCGTCAATTGCTTACTCTGTAAGCGAATTATATTCAGCGCTGGAAGATGCTTTCCAATATGATGATGAAGTTATTGTAGAAGAATATATTGCTGGCAGAGAAATACAATTTGCGGTTTTTTCGGGAAAACCGGTGGGCTGCGTTGAAATAAAACCTAATGACAGTTTTTATTCATACTCTGCAAAATATACAAAAGGGAAAACGCAGTATATTTTAGAGCCTGATTTAACTGAAGAAGAATATCAAGCATGCGAATATGCATCCGTGTCAGCACATGCCTCTTTAGGCTGCAGAGGCGTAACAAGGACCGATATAATACTCAGTGATTCAGGAAAGGCAAATGTTCTAGAAATTAATACATTGCCGGGATTAACTGAATTTAGCTTAGTTCCCATGATTGCGCAGAAAAAAGGCATCAAGTTCGGTGCACTCATAGAAGATATTATTGAAGATGCCTTGACTTGAAAATAACTAAATAACTAAATAACTAAACAACTAAATAACTTAATAACTGAATAAAATAAAATAAATAAATCGTTAAATATCTATCTATTTAACTAACTAACTAAATAAATAAATAAAAAATTATCAACCGTTCATATGACTGTTATATAACTGTATGAATTTATATTTGTTATCTTATGTTTAATAAAAATAATAATAAAAAAAAGGGAGATATAAAAAATTACGGCGCAGGTAACTTTCATATACAAAATGAAAATATAAAAAAAAAGAAAGAGAATAAAAAAAATAAAAAAATTAATGAGGTTGAAAAACTTGTAAACAATAACAGCAATAATAATAAGAGCAGAAATAAAAATAATAATATTAATAATAATTTTGCAAATAGAAACAGCGATAGCAATCTTAATAATAATAGAAAGAAGAATAAAAATAATGATTTTAATTTTATTAAAACGATATATGTGATTGGATTTATCGTAGCAAGCGCGGTTATTATTTATTTTGCATACAATAAAATAAATTATTATTTTTTTAATAAGAAAATATTTAAATTAAAAAAAATTATTATTAAGGGCATTAAGATTAATAAAAAAGAAAAGCTGAAAATATTAAAATTATCCAGTCTTTATTATGGTGAAAATTTAATTAATATAAATTTAAAACGTATTACCCGGCTTGTTGCATCGGACAGATGGTATAAAGATATCACAGTGTATCGTAAATATCCCGATGAGATTTTTATATTACTAAAAAGAAGAAAGATAGGAGCAATTTTGAACGACGGCAGATTATATTATTTAAGCAGAGCAGGGTTTGTCATCGGGAAGATTAACGGGGAAGCGGGATATGATTATCCGGTTATCACCGGAATTACAGGTAGCATTACATCAAAGAATGTCGGTTATTATTTGTCCGGTATACATAAAGCGTTAAGTTTTTTAAGGACTATAAAGCATTCTTATTTAAAAGATGAACTGAGCGAAATACATATTCAGAAAGATAAAGGGGTCGTAGTTTATACAAATAGCGGCGAAGAAATAAAATTTGGAAACGGAAATATTAAAAATAAATTAAAAACGTTAAAAATGCTGCAGTATGAAATAAAAAAAATTAATCTTAAATATGATGGGTATATAAATCTTGAATATAAAAATGAAGCGGTAGTAAAAGTTAATAGCGGTTCTAGGGTTTTGCCGGCTAATTATAAAAAGATTATAATACCGCCGGATATATGGAAGTAAACAATAGCAATATGTTTACAGTTTAATATGAGCTTTAGTTAAGAAAGGGCTGCCAAATAATAAAGGAATTGAAGAATAAAAAATAATGTATTAAAGAATTGATAAGCTAAAGAATTTATAAATTATAGAATCATTATAGAATCAAAGAGTTAATTGAATCAATAAAATAATAAATTAAATAAATATAAATTATATTAATATATTATAAGA contains the following coding sequences:
- a CDS encoding UDP-N-acetylmuramoyl-tripeptide--D-alanyl-D-alanine ligase — its product is MKLEFNLNLDDILNATGGKAVKLGTHLVFNEVFIDSRSLFSENSIFFALKGKNFSGEDFVDKIFKTGCPCAVVSWNFLEKNNISEYAEKTIIAVEDTLYAYGLLAKKYLSLFNLQHKIAITGSSGKTTVKEMLYTILSKYFGENYILKNKYNYNNQVGIPNTIFELNSGHKLLILEIGTNKKGEIEKLSNIINPDIGAIINIGKSHLEEFVNLEGVLKEKYSMVSAMPAGSYFIINADDALLAGRYKTDAGINFISFGAKNADLTYTNIEFNADSEGFMYFELVYSGETYKAKLKPNGLHFVYDFMCAILAAHICGVDFRSGIEAIESFELPKGRMEIISKNLDNSIIINDSYNSNPTSLKAAFNAIRDTYPGKKKIFVLGDMLELGESAETEHFKAGEEAAKIADYVFYTGNYSKFLIDGLISSGFNPDRIILFDDKKDFQEKLAAADKAGSVILFKGSRGMQLENFIDL
- a CDS encoding phospho-N-acetylmuramoyl-pentapeptide-transferase, which codes for MIFIFNQIFFRFITFRASYALIIALLLSIIFGKTFIKLLKKFHVSQTIREDGPKSHISDKKNVPTMGGLLILFSILIPVILFTNLFNFYIYMAIITIVSFAFIGFLDDYLKVKRQNSKGLRGKYKILMQGIFALIISVILYIKVPSLSFIVIPFVKNYYFNLGPFFIILSMFVIVGSSNAVNLTDGLDGLAIGIFATAIAGYLIFSYASSNFKFADYLSIPFIYNIGEIVVFCAALLGASIGFLWFNAYPASVFMGDTGSISLGAILGYISIVTREEILLAVIGFVFVIEALSVIFQVGSYKLRKKRIFKMAPIHHHFEMGGVPEPKIIIRLWIVSLILTIFALSTLKLRFF
- the murD gene encoding UDP-N-acetylmuramoyl-L-alanine--D-glutamate ligase; protein product: MKLFKPQKPRILAITGTNGKTTATSMCSAAASVSGIKAFTGGNFGIPFIDGVREKDCSNFILEISSFQLEWVYEFNSDAAVLLNVQDDHLDRYENFDEYRLTKYKIFKNHTINDTAILNYEDYNAAIVKDIIGSLPILFGFDENKCNIYYKDETIYFKLKEFYGIDDKISLKDFKDKRKFVIEDMMAASGALLAFGIPLDAIEKSFKDYKLLKHRVEFIGNIDNINFYDDSKATNPAAVISALESVKSPVVLILGGKDKGFNYDILIEPVKKHVRACILIGETADMIYKTLNGTVDMIRASDMNDAVKKAYNAALSEFESHAYSRAAGSPVDFQCSVLLSPASSSFDMFKDYNERGEVFKKCFNKLRETERLIKA
- the ftsW gene encoding putative lipid II flippase FtsW, with protein sequence MNVKNNQMINYGRAFIRKYDTAMFLSVCVLTALGLVMVYSTSAMTSIIDYGNSYHFLLRQGIYVIISAVALGFFMKNDYHILKSFYVILLVAITVLMLLVFVPHIGLTAGGSRRWIDLRLLNIEPSEFLKVIFIIFLAVFLEKKKELLNQNRYSIIFLAPMLIMGFFDIFLLKEPDFGTVAVLFAITIIMLFAGGVSLVYIVSILLFGSVAAYFLIFSVTYRRDRILAFLHPFKDKTGIGFQIIQSMFAFARGGVFGVGLGNGKEKLFFLPTPYSDFIFSTVGEELGLIGVTVFIALYLILAYRGLKIALYAPDLFGTYLALGLTSLLVVSAFINIGVVTDFLPTKGLALPFISYGGSSLLASAIAVGIILNISSQSLRKKDD
- the murG gene encoding undecaprenyldiphospho-muramoylpentapeptide beta-N-acetylglucosaminyltransferase; translation: MNFVIAGGGTGGHLFPGLAVAEKIKEIDPSANIYFIGTSKGIENKLKDECGLQLYIISATGFSGKKIMNKIKSFADTVAVFKEVKDIFKKIKPDFVLGLGGYSSFVPVFYAKITGVSSGIMEQNLEPGLSNKILGYFKITVFASFKETKKYFPFSKFIFSGNPVRKNILNIVPKPPDVNKKELTIFIFGGSQGASSINRAVMNLISSLDADIKQEITIFHQTGEKDYNDINYFYSNCGIKRYEVFKFTNNIEKYYELSDIIVARSGAGTVSEIIAVKKPAILIPYPYAAKNHQFKNADYLLNINGAYLIKDNENLSKELLQTVEKIFYNRYLLNNIYSSLNKINIQDSALNIADIILGNSK
- a CDS encoding UDP-N-acetylmuramate--L-alanine ligase; the protein is MENINKKIHLIGIGGSGMSGIAEVLINSGYTVTGSDIEYSNTIKKIESLGGKVYIGHNSSNINEAEIVVYSSAIKDDNIELVEAKNRKLTVLRRAEMLAELLSLKKGIAIAGSHGKTTTTSMISNILGYAGLDPTFVVGGKVFGIDMHSKVGKGDFMVVEADESDGSFLKLKPDYCVVTNIDYEHLNFYGGIENIKSAFKDFINNISFLGFASLCADNNILRSLFPDLSRKYFTYGIEQEADYYALNIELEKEFSRFDVYCKNKFIKKFKLSVPGMHNIYNALGAITLTMELGIETDSIFEALKDFHGVERRFQIKKEDERIIIVDDYAHHPVEITATLKAAKNWDRKIIVVFQPHRYSRMQGLLDDFCKSLKIADSVIITDVYSAGEIAIESASSLILSDKMRHTGYKNVYYVPDKKDISLNLNNLLKGGEMVIFLGAGDITKYCDDFVDSKNVKTTNAGSARINQ
- the murB gene encoding UDP-N-acetylmuramate dehydrogenase — protein: MIENIAAIREILNKNGVFYIENADMSLYSTMRTGGSAVLMIFPENEAGLYAVCKIIKNYCRDFYITGSASNTLFKDGIIEIPIISFKNGFKYIDFDVNNNYYTVKAGAGVLLSKMLNFSLKKSLEGFEFAYGIPGTVGGAVKMNAGSKESNIENIISSLDVITKYGEKFNFKKEQLKFSYRNLKITDFNEDNYFITGVEFLLKSSTKNSIAEKMNLFKSRKMTQPLGKRSLGCIFKNPEGHFAGKIIDDIGLKGSAKGDAAVSEKHANFIINKGNAKSSDILDLIKEISETALREKNIRLDTEIKII
- a CDS encoding D-alanine--D-alanine ligase, with translation MREKIKNLKIGVLAGGSSAEREISLKTGKAVEDSLAGMGYNVIKFDLDENFFDELKKIDICFNALHGTFGEDGKVQGVLELLKIPYTGSDVEASAIAMDKIKSKIIFKYYGLDVPDFFSVKKGETKEQIKNKMQNLPFPYFIKPNAQGSSVGASIAYSVSELYSALEDAFQYDDEVIVEEYIAGREIQFAVFSGKPVGCVEIKPNDSFYSYSAKYTKGKTQYILEPDLTEEEYQACEYASVSAHASLGCRGVTRTDIILSDSGKANVLEINTLPGLTEFSLVPMIAQKKGIKFGALIEDIIEDALT
- a CDS encoding FtsQ-type POTRA domain-containing protein produces the protein MFNKNNNKKKGDIKNYGAGNFHIQNENIKKKKENKKNKKINEVEKLVNNNSNNNKSRNKNNNINNNFANRNSDSNLNNNRKKNKNNDFNFIKTIYVIGFIVASAVIIYFAYNKINYYFFNKKIFKLKKIIIKGIKINKKEKLKILKLSSLYYGENLININLKRITRLVASDRWYKDITVYRKYPDEIFILLKRRKIGAILNDGRLYYLSRAGFVIGKINGEAGYDYPVITGITGSITSKNVGYYLSGIHKALSFLRTIKHSYLKDELSEIHIQKDKGVVVYTNSGEEIKFGNGNIKNKLKTLKMLQYEIKKINLKYDGYINLEYKNEAVVKVNSGSRVLPANYKKIIIPPDIWK